From one Enterobacteriaceae endosymbiont of Donacia provostii genomic stretch:
- the rpsE gene encoding 30S ribosomal protein S5, whose product MNIYDDKNQNNELKEKLITVNRVSKTVKGGRVFSFTALTVVGNGKGRIGFGYGKAKEVPSAIQKAMEKAKKNMINIFIKNNTIQYPIKGYHTGSFVYIQPASEGTGIIAGGAMRAVLEVVGIYNVLAKAYGSTNPINIVKATMKGLSNIHSLKMIAAKRNKTIEEIKRNIINVKNN is encoded by the coding sequence ATGAATATTTATGATGATAAAAATCAAAATAATGAATTAAAAGAAAAATTAATTACTGTTAATAGAGTATCTAAAACAGTTAAAGGTGGTCGTGTGTTTTCTTTTACAGCTTTAACAGTAGTAGGTAATGGCAAAGGAAGAATAGGTTTTGGATATGGTAAGGCTAAAGAAGTACCTAGTGCAATACAAAAAGCCATGGAAAAAGCTAAAAAAAACATGATTAATATTTTTATAAAAAATAATACAATACAATATCCTATTAAAGGATATCATACTGGTTCTTTTGTTTATATACAACCAGCATCTGAAGGAACTGGTATTATAGCTGGGGGAGCTATGAGAGCAGTATTAGAAGTAGTTGGAATTTATAATGTTTTAGCTAAAGCATATGGATCTACTAATCCTATTAATATTGTTAAAGCAACTATGAAAGGATTATCTAACATTCATTCATTAAAAATGATTGCAGCTAAAAGAAATAAGACTATAGAAGAAATAAAAAGGAATATAATAAATGTTAAAAATAATT
- the rplR gene encoding 50S ribosomal protein L18, with translation MVFIIRFKIMNVKKNSRIRRATKFRKNLQKFNNIRLLIHRTSRHIYAQIISKDNKILVTASTLEKKIRKKLKYTGNIKASILIGIKIAKRSIKKGILSVSFDRSGFKYHGRIKALANSARNTGLNF, from the coding sequence ATAGTATTTATAATAAGGTTTAAAATAATGAATGTTAAAAAAAATTCTCGTATACGTAGAGCGACGAAATTTCGTAAAAATTTACAAAAATTTAACAATATACGTTTGTTAATACATCGTACCTCAAGACATATATATGCTCAAATAATTTCAAAAGATAATAAAATTTTAGTAACAGCTTCAACTTTAGAAAAAAAAATAAGAAAAAAATTAAAATATACAGGTAATATTAAAGCTTCTATATTAATAGGTATTAAAATAGCAAAAAGATCTATTAAAAAAGGTATTTTAAGTGTATCATTTGATCGATCTGGTTTTAAATATCATGGACGTATTAAAGCATTAGCAAATTCTGCACGTAATACAGGTTTAAATTTTTAA
- the rplF gene encoding 50S ribosomal protein L6, protein MSRIAKKLIIIPDNIKVFIKKQTISIMGNNKILKNIFNKNVKIILNNNKISFIPKIKCKNGWAQAGTVRSLVNSMIIGITKGFKKKLILSGVGYKFSIKNNILYLMIGFSHTISYTIPDGIFGKCLNSNEIILKGINKQLLGQVAANIRSYRPPEPYKGKGIRYDNEIIKIKETKKK, encoded by the coding sequence ATGTCTAGAATAGCAAAAAAATTAATTATTATTCCTGATAATATTAAAGTTTTTATTAAAAAACAAACTATAAGCATAATGGGTAATAATAAAATATTAAAAAATATTTTTAATAAAAATGTAAAAATTATATTAAATAATAATAAAATATCATTTATACCTAAAATTAAATGTAAAAATGGATGGGCTCAAGCTGGAACAGTTCGTTCTTTAGTAAATTCTATGATTATTGGAATTACAAAAGGTTTTAAAAAAAAATTAATATTATCTGGTGTGGGATATAAATTTTCTATTAAAAACAATATATTATATTTAATGATTGGTTTTTCACATACAATATCATATACCATACCTGATGGTATTTTTGGAAAATGTTTAAATTCAAATGAAATTATTTTAAAAGGAATAAATAAGCAATTATTAGGACAAGTAGCTGCAAATATCAGATCTTATCGCCCTCCAGAACCATACAAAGGAAAAGGAATTCGTTATGATAATGAAATTATCAAAATAAAAGAAACCAAGAAAAAATAG
- the rpsH gene encoding 30S ribosomal protein S8: MSIQNPVADMVTRIRNGQLSFKSKIIMQYSKFKKSIAEILKNEGYIKNYSIIKNNNTLLEINLKYFKGKGVIEKIQCISRPGLRIYKKKRNLPKVISGLGIAIISTSKGLMTDYYARHYGLGGEVICYVS; this comes from the coding sequence ATGAGTATACAAAATCCTGTTGCAGATATGGTTACAAGAATACGTAATGGTCAATTATCCTTTAAATCTAAAATTATTATGCAATATTCAAAATTTAAAAAATCTATTGCTGAAATTTTAAAAAATGAAGGTTATATAAAAAATTATAGTATTATAAAAAATAATAATACTTTATTAGAAATTAATTTAAAATATTTTAAGGGTAAAGGTGTTATAGAAAAAATACAATGTATTAGTCGCCCGGGATTAAGAATTTATAAAAAAAAAAGGAACTTACCTAAGGTAATATCTGGTTTAGGTATTGCAATTATTTCAACATCAAAAGGACTTATGACTGATTATTATGCAAGACATTATGGATTAGGTGGGGAAGTTATATGTTATGTGTCTTAA
- the rpsN gene encoding 30S ribosomal protein S14, which yields MTKECIKARELKRIKLGKKFFLKRKKLKKIISDINTSNTSRLDAIFKLQSLPRDSSLSRQRNRCKLTGRPHAFLRKFGLSRIKLREAAMKGDIPGLKKSSW from the coding sequence ATGACTAAAGAATGTATTAAAGCACGTGAATTAAAACGTATAAAATTAGGAAAAAAATTTTTTTTAAAAAGAAAAAAATTAAAAAAAATTATTTCTGATATAAATACATCTAATACATCTCGTTTAGATGCTATTTTTAAATTACAATCTTTACCTAGAGATTCTAGTTTATCTAGACAAAGAAATAGATGTAAATTAACTGGTAGACCACATGCGTTTCTCAGAAAATTTGGGTTAAGTAGAATAAAATTAAGAGAAGCTGCAATGAAGGGAGATATACCTGGGTTAAAAAAATCTAGTTGGTAA
- the rplE gene encoding 50S ribosomal protein L5: protein MLKLYNLYKTKIVKKLILEFKYTSIMQVPCIKKITLNMGVGKVILDKKHLDNAINDLMLISGQKPLITKSRKSIASFKIRKGYPIGCKVTLRKTRMWDFFDRLLLIVLPRIRDFRGLSKKSFDKNGNYSIGIKEQIIFPEINFDKIDYLRGLDITITTNKISNKESYALFKAFNFPFRS from the coding sequence ATGTTAAAATTATATAATTTGTATAAAACAAAAATAGTTAAAAAATTAATATTAGAATTTAAATATACTTCTATTATGCAGGTACCTTGTATTAAAAAAATTACTTTAAATATGGGTGTTGGTAAAGTTATTCTTGATAAAAAACATTTAGATAATGCTATTAATGATTTGATGCTTATTAGTGGTCAAAAACCATTAATTACTAAATCACGTAAATCTATAGCTAGTTTTAAAATTAGAAAAGGATATCCTATCGGGTGTAAAGTCACGTTAAGAAAAACAAGAATGTGGGATTTTTTTGATCGTTTATTATTAATTGTATTACCTAGAATAAGAGATTTTAGAGGTTTATCAAAAAAATCTTTTGATAAAAATGGTAATTATAGTATTGGTATAAAAGAACAAATCATTTTTCCAGAAATTAATTTTGATAAAATAGATTATTTAAGAGGATTAGATATTACAATAACTACAAACAAAATTTCAAATAAAGAAAGTTATGCATTATTTAAAGCATTTAATTTCCCATTTAGATCTTAA
- the rplX gene encoding 50S ribosomal protein L24 — protein sequence MKSKLRCNDEVMILVGKDKGKKGIIKYFIKKNFVVVKGINFIKKHSKPNPAISHKGGIITKEAAIHISNIAIFNSKTNKIDKIKIKYLKGIKKRFFKSNNEILK from the coding sequence ATGAAAAGTAAATTACGTTGTAATGATGAAGTAATGATTTTAGTAGGAAAGGATAAAGGTAAAAAAGGTATAATTAAATATTTTATAAAAAAAAATTTTGTGGTTGTTAAAGGTATAAATTTTATAAAAAAACATAGTAAACCTAATCCTGCAATATCACATAAAGGAGGAATTATAACAAAAGAAGCAGCAATTCATATTTCAAATATAGCTATTTTTAATAGCAAAACAAATAAAATAGATAAAATAAAAATTAAATATTTAAAAGGAATTAAAAAAAGATTTTTTAAATCAAATAATGAAATTTTAAAATAA
- the rplN gene encoding 50S ribosomal protein L14: protein MIQEHTILNIADNSGAKSVMCIKVLGGSRRRYANIGDIIKVTIKDAIPRGKVKKGDVLKAVIVRTKKGIRRFDGSIIRFDNNACVLLNDTNEQLIGTRIFGPITRELRNEKFMKIISLAPEVI from the coding sequence ATGATACAAGAACATACAATATTAAATATTGCAGATAATTCAGGTGCAAAAAGTGTTATGTGTATCAAAGTATTAGGTGGATCACGACGTCGATATGCTAATATTGGAGATATTATTAAAGTTACTATTAAAGATGCAATACCTAGAGGTAAAGTAAAAAAAGGTGATGTATTAAAAGCAGTAATTGTAAGAACTAAAAAAGGGATAAGACGTTTTGATGGTTCAATTATACGTTTTGATAATAATGCTTGTGTATTATTAAATGATACTAATGAACAATTAATTGGTACAAGAATTTTTGGACCAATTACTAGAGAATTACGAAATGAAAAATTTATGAAAATTATTTCATTAGCTCCAGAAGTTATTTAA
- the rpsQ gene encoding 30S ribosomal protein S17: MQKKIKTLKGKVISNKMQKSIIVHINRLIKHPIYGKYINRTTKLHVHDEKNICNIGDLVEIKEFRPISKTKSWILVKIIKKSIT, encoded by the coding sequence ATGCAAAAAAAAATAAAAACCTTAAAAGGTAAAGTTATAAGTAATAAAATGCAAAAATCTATCATTGTTCATATTAATAGATTAATAAAACATCCTATATATGGTAAATATATTAATCGTACTACAAAATTACATGTACATGATGAAAAAAATATATGTAATATTGGAGATTTAGTTGAGATTAAAGAATTTCGTCCAATATCTAAAACTAAATCTTGGATTTTAGTAAAAATTATAAAAAAATCAATAACCTAA
- the rpmC gene encoding 50S ribosomal protein L29, which produces MKITELLKKENQELENELLSLSREQFNLKIQLALGNLKHTHLLKKSRKNIARIKEILFQRKKKGL; this is translated from the coding sequence ATGAAAATAACTGAGCTTTTAAAAAAAGAAAATCAAGAATTAGAAAATGAATTGTTAAGTTTATCTAGAGAACAATTTAATTTAAAAATTCAATTAGCATTAGGAAATTTAAAACATACTCACTTATTAAAAAAATCTAGAAAAAATATTGCAAGAATAAAAGAAATTTTATTTCAAAGAAAAAAGAAAGGATTATAA
- the rplP gene encoding 50S ribosomal protein L16 produces the protein MLQPKRTKFRKMQKGRNRGVIIGMNIHFGTYALKAIQRGRITSKQIESARRAISHSMKRQGKIWIRIFPDKPITEKPLEVRMGKGKGNVEYWVSLIQPGRILYEIDGISEDLARQALKLGAAKLSVKTIFLKK, from the coding sequence ATGTTACAACCAAAACGTACAAAATTTAGAAAAATGCAAAAAGGAAGAAATCGTGGTGTTATTATAGGTATGAATATTCATTTTGGTACTTATGCTTTAAAAGCTATACAGCGAGGAAGAATAACTTCTAAACAAATAGAATCAGCAAGAAGAGCTATTAGTCACTCTATGAAAAGACAAGGAAAAATATGGATTAGAATTTTTCCAGATAAACCTATAACAGAAAAACCTTTAGAAGTAAGAATGGGAAAAGGTAAAGGTAATGTTGAATATTGGGTATCTTTAATTCAACCAGGAAGAATTTTATATGAAATTGATGGAATTTCAGAAGATCTAGCTCGTCAGGCTCTAAAATTAGGTGCAGCAAAATTATCTGTTAAAACAATTTTTTTAAAAAAATAA
- the rpsC gene encoding 30S ribosomal protein S3 yields MGQKTHPNGLRLGINKIWNSVWFANKKDYANYLYSDFKVREFLKKKLAKASISKVIIERPSKSIRVNIHTARPGIVIGKKGEDVEKLRKIISKITKVPAQVNITEVRKPELEAKLVADIISTQLEKRIMFRRVMKRAVQNSMRLGAKGVKVEVSGRLGGTEIARTEWYREGRVPLHTLRADIDFSLSEAHTTYGIIGIKVWIFKGEILKHDLTKKINFTKNFTYNSYKMKKKRNTNKKGD; encoded by the coding sequence ATGGGTCAAAAAACACATCCTAATGGTTTAAGGTTAGGAATAAATAAAATATGGAATTCTGTTTGGTTTGCTAATAAAAAAGATTATGCAAATTATTTATATAGTGATTTTAAAGTAAGAGAATTTTTAAAAAAAAAACTAGCAAAAGCATCTATTTCTAAAGTTATAATAGAAAGACCATCTAAAAGTATTAGGGTAAATATTCACACAGCACGTCCTGGTATAGTTATAGGTAAAAAAGGTGAAGATGTAGAAAAACTTAGAAAAATAATTTCAAAAATTACAAAAGTACCTGCACAAGTTAATATTACAGAAGTCAGAAAACCGGAATTAGAAGCAAAATTAGTAGCTGATATTATATCTACACAATTAGAAAAAAGAATTATGTTTAGAAGAGTTATGAAAAGAGCAGTGCAAAATTCTATGAGATTAGGAGCAAAAGGAGTAAAGGTAGAAGTTAGTGGTCGTTTAGGGGGCACAGAAATTGCACGTACAGAATGGTATAGAGAAGGAAGAGTACCATTACATACTTTAAGAGCAGATATTGATTTTAGTTTATCAGAAGCTCATACTACCTATGGTATAATAGGTATTAAGGTATGGATTTTTAAAGGAGAGATTTTAAAACATGATTTAACAAAAAAAATTAATTTTACAAAAAATTTTACATATAATTCTTATAAAATGAAAAAAAAAAGGAATACAAATAAAAAAGGAGATTAA
- the rplV gene encoding 50S ribosomal protein L22, translating into MEILSKYKYAPSSTQKLRIIANLIRGEKISKALDILNFSNKKSAVLIKKTLNSAISNAEHNYGIDIDNLLIKKIYIDLGTNMKRIMPRAKGRSDRILKYTSHITIILTDKT; encoded by the coding sequence ATGGAAATTTTATCAAAATATAAATACGCTCCTTCTTCTACACAAAAATTAAGAATTATAGCTAATTTAATTCGAGGAGAAAAGATATCTAAAGCTTTAGATATCTTAAATTTTTCAAATAAAAAATCTGCTGTTTTAATAAAAAAAACATTAAATTCAGCTATATCTAATGCTGAACATAATTATGGCATAGATATAGATAACTTATTAATAAAAAAAATTTATATAGATTTAGGTACTAATATGAAACGTATTATGCCTAGAGCTAAAGGTAGATCAGATAGGATTTTAAAATATACAAGTCATATTACTATTATTTTAACAGATAAAACATAA
- the rpsS gene encoding 30S ribosomal protein S19 — MSRSLKKGPFIDKHLFKKIEKAILNKDKKPLKTWSRRSTIFPNMIGLTIAVHNGRQHIPIYITNEMVGHKLGEFSPTRTYRGHTADKKIKKTLKK, encoded by the coding sequence ATGTCACGTTCTTTAAAAAAAGGTCCTTTTATAGATAAACATTTATTTAAAAAAATTGAAAAAGCAATATTAAACAAAGATAAAAAACCATTAAAAACATGGTCTAGACGTTCTACTATATTTCCGAATATGATTGGATTAACTATAGCTGTACATAATGGTCGTCAACATATTCCAATATATATCACTAATGAAATGGTTGGTCATAAACTAGGTGAATTTTCTCCAACACGTACATATAGAGGACATACAGCTGATAAAAAAATTAAAAAAACATTAAAAAAATAA
- the rplB gene encoding 50S ribosomal protein L2: MIVKKYKPTSPGRRHMIRVVNSFLYKGKPFYPKIVKKNKSGGRNNHGKITTRHIGGGHKKLYRIIDFKRNKDNIPAIVERIEYDPNRSANIALIKYKDGVKTYILSPKNLKIGDIVESGKNVSIKIGNTLPIKNIPVGSILHNVEIKPGKGGQIARAAGTYVQLIAKEETYISLRLKSGEIRKIKSNCRATLGEIGNNEHMLKSFGKAGAKRWKGIRPTVRGTAMNPIDHPHGGGEGKNFGKHPVTPWGIKTKGKKTRKNKRTEKYIIKHRNT, translated from the coding sequence ATGATAGTTAAAAAATATAAACCTACATCTCCTGGTAGGAGACATATGATTCGAGTAGTAAATAGTTTTTTATATAAAGGTAAACCTTTTTACCCTAAAATAGTAAAAAAAAATAAATCAGGTGGAAGAAATAATCATGGTAAAATTACAACTCGTCATATAGGTGGTGGTCATAAAAAATTATACCGAATTATAGATTTTAAAAGAAATAAAGATAATATTCCTGCTATAGTAGAAAGAATAGAATATGATCCTAATCGTTCTGCTAATATTGCTCTTATTAAATATAAAGATGGAGTAAAAACATATATTTTATCTCCAAAAAATTTAAAAATTGGTGATATAGTAGAATCAGGAAAAAATGTTAGTATTAAAATTGGTAATACATTACCTATAAAAAATATTCCTGTTGGAAGTATTTTACATAATGTAGAAATAAAACCTGGTAAAGGTGGACAAATAGCTAGAGCAGCTGGTACATATGTTCAATTAATAGCAAAAGAAGAAACTTACATAAGTTTAAGATTAAAATCTGGAGAAATACGTAAAATAAAATCTAATTGTAGAGCAACATTAGGAGAAATTGGTAATAATGAACATATGTTAAAATCTTTTGGTAAAGCAGGAGCAAAACGATGGAAAGGAATAAGACCTACAGTAAGAGGAACAGCAATGAATCCTATTGATCACCCCCATGGGGGAGGTGAAGGTAAAAACTTCGGTAAGCATCCTGTTACTCCTTGGGGTATTAAAACAAAAGGTAAAAAAACTAGAAAAAATAAAAGAACAGAAAAATACATTATAAAACATCGTAATACTTAA
- the rplW gene encoding 50S ribosomal protein L23 yields the protein MSLKEFDFKIIKGPHISEKSSLVKEKTNTIIIKVLKKANKIDIKRVIKKIFNVKIKNINTLIIKGKRKKNKKCKFKKENWKKAYITLEKNQKINFNTNKKL from the coding sequence ATGAGTTTAAAAGAATTTGATTTTAAAATTATTAAAGGTCCACATATATCTGAAAAATCTTCTTTAGTTAAAGAAAAGACAAATACAATAATTATTAAAGTTTTAAAAAAGGCAAATAAAATAGATATTAAAAGAGTAATAAAAAAAATATTTAATGTAAAAATAAAAAATATTAACACCCTAATTATTAAGGGAAAAAGAAAAAAAAACAAAAAATGTAAATTCAAAAAAGAAAATTGGAAAAAAGCATATATAACTTTAGAAAAAAATCAAAAAATTAATTTTAATACAAATAAAAAATTATAA
- the rplD gene encoding 50S ribosomal protein L4, which translates to MELITEDTKDKVIVSDIIFNRNYNKILIHQVIESYRTIGRQGTKAQKNKGEVRGSNKKPWRQKGTGKARAGSRKSPIWRSGGVTFAAKNKIYNKKINKKMFRNALKSIFSKLIKENRILLFKEFTINKPKTRILVKKLQKYLSQKIMIITTLVNNNLFLASRNLYNIKITNSININPVNLINSNKIIITINAIKHIEELLK; encoded by the coding sequence ATGGAACTTATAACAGAAGATACAAAAGATAAAGTTATAGTTTCAGATATTATTTTTAATAGAAATTATAACAAAATATTAATACATCAAGTTATAGAATCTTATAGAACAATAGGTAGACAAGGAACTAAAGCACAAAAAAATAAAGGAGAAGTAAGAGGTTCTAATAAAAAACCATGGAGACAAAAAGGCACAGGAAAAGCAAGAGCAGGATCTAGAAAAAGCCCTATTTGGCGTTCTGGGGGGGTAACTTTTGCTGCAAAAAATAAAATTTATAATAAAAAAATTAATAAAAAAATGTTTCGTAATGCATTAAAAAGTATTTTTTCAAAACTAATTAAAGAAAATAGAATTCTTTTATTTAAAGAATTTACAATAAATAAACCAAAAACTAGAATTTTAGTTAAAAAATTACAAAAATACTTATCACAAAAAATAATGATTATTACTACATTAGTTAATAATAATTTATTTTTAGCATCTCGTAATTTATATAATATTAAAATTACAAATTCAATAAATATTAATCCTGTTAATTTAATTAATTCTAATAAAATAATTATAACTATTAATGCTATTAAACATATAGAAGAGTTGTTAAAATGA
- the rplC gene encoding 50S ribosomal protein L3, with protein sequence MIGLIGKKMGMTRIFTEEGISIPITVIQFENIRVTQIKTILNDGYNAIQMTTGFKKTSRINKAEIGHFLKAKTEAGSILWEYRIQDYSINKFYVGQKINIDIFKQIVKVDVTGFSKGKGFAGTVKRWNFKTQDSSHGNSLSHRVPGSIGQNQTPGKVFKGKKMAGQLGNKKITIQNLNIIKVDLIKNLLLIKGAVPGYTGSNVIVKPAIKNLNK encoded by the coding sequence ATGATTGGATTAATAGGTAAAAAAATGGGAATGACTAGAATTTTTACTGAAGAAGGTATATCTATTCCAATAACTGTTATACAATTTGAAAATATCCGAGTAACACAAATTAAAACTATTTTAAATGATGGATATAATGCTATTCAAATGACTACAGGTTTTAAAAAAACTAGTCGTATAAATAAAGCTGAAATAGGACATTTTTTAAAAGCTAAAACTGAAGCTGGTTCTATTTTATGGGAATATCGTATTCAAGATTATAGTATCAATAAATTTTATGTAGGTCAAAAAATAAATATTGATATTTTTAAACAAATAGTTAAAGTAGATGTTACTGGTTTTTCAAAAGGAAAAGGATTTGCTGGTACTGTAAAAAGATGGAATTTTAAAACACAAGATTCTAGTCATGGAAACTCTCTTTCACATAGAGTTCCTGGTTCTATTGGACAAAATCAAACTCCAGGAAAAGTATTTAAAGGAAAAAAAATGGCTGGTCAGTTAGGAAATAAAAAAATTACTATACAGAATTTAAATATTATAAAAGTAGATTTAATTAAAAATCTTTTACTTATTAAAGGAGCTGTACCAGGTTATACAGGTAGTAATGTAATTGTAAAACCAGCAATAAAAAATTTAAATAAATAA
- the rpsJ gene encoding 30S ribosomal protein S10, with product MQNQRIRIRLKAFDHRLIDQSTAEIVETAKRTGAQVRGPIPLPTRKEKFTILISPHVDKDARDQYEIRTHKRLVDIIEPTEKTVDALMRLDLAAGVDVQISLG from the coding sequence ATGCAGAACCAAAGGATCCGTATTCGTCTAAAAGCATTTGATCACCGTTTAATTGATCAATCAACAGCGGAAATCGTTGAAACTGCTAAGCGTACTGGTGCTCAAGTTCGTGGTCCTATACCTTTACCTACTCGTAAAGAAAAATTTACAATATTGATTTCTCCTCATGTAGATAAAGATGCTAGAGATCAATATGAAATTCGTACTCATAAACGTTTAGTCGATATTATAGAACCCACAGAAAAAACTGTAGATGCATTAATGAGATTAGATTTAGCAGCTGGAGTTGATGTACAAATTAGTTTAGGTTAA
- the ruvX gene encoding Holliday junction resolvase RuvX produces MTLLAFDYGTKNIGVAVGQSIIRIAHTLKVIKNKKSGVINWIKINDLFNQWKPIKIIIGLPLQMDGSNQYITILVKKFAIHIKKKFHINNIEFHDERLSTVEAKDILFTNGGWKTLQKSDINSLSASIILQSWFENNK; encoded by the coding sequence ATGACATTGTTAGCTTTTGATTATGGAACTAAAAATATAGGTGTTGCAGTAGGTCAAAGTATTATACGTATAGCACATACACTCAAGGTTATCAAAAATAAAAAATCTGGTGTAATTAATTGGATAAAAATTAATGATTTATTTAATCAATGGAAACCAATTAAAATTATTATTGGTTTACCATTACAAATGGATGGTAGTAATCAATATATTACTATTTTAGTTAAAAAATTTGCTATTCATATAAAAAAAAAATTTCATATTAACAATATTGAATTTCATGATGAACGATTAAGTACAGTTGAAGCTAAAGATATTTTATTTACTAATGGAGGTTGGAAAACTTTACAAAAAAGTGATATAAATTCATTATCAGCATCAATTATTTTACAAAGTTGGTTTGAGAATAATAAATAA